A stretch of the Flavobacterium sp. 5 genome encodes the following:
- a CDS encoding SusC/RagA family TonB-linked outer membrane protein, whose translation MKNISFYKGGRAFYYLIIMGSILSFSPLQANPFLRQNKLQSQQFQIQGTVTDGSNPLPGVSIAIKNKTKTATVTDYNGEYNLFASPKDTLVFSYVGFKTVFVAVHDQPVINVVLQADATTLKEVKINAGYYSVKESERTGSIARITAKDIESQPVSNVLATMQGRMAGVDIIQDGGTAGGGFTIKIRGLNSLRANGNEPLYIIDGVPYSSETIGYSDTTPGMATPTSPLNSINPSDVESIEVLKDADATAIYGSRGANGVVLVTTKKGRAGKTKVSVTASTGIGKVTKMVDMMHTQDYLNMRRQGFVNDKITAYPRTAYDVNGSWDQNRYTDWQEELLGGTATIFSMQGVVSGGSDLTQYLLSGTYRSETTVIPGDFGYDRTAVHFNMNHASEDKKFKLVFSAGYSFQQNVQPTEDLTRKARNLAPNAPALYDENGELNYENNTFQNPLAPLKSFSTAKTNDLVTNAVLSYEVVPSLELKANLGFTDLNNGEQQIIPSTIYNPAYEIGSDNSILYTNATARQSWIVEPQLHWSHNFENSKIDILVGATAQQQRSSRLYQYGVGFSSNSLITDLASATDKYVIASDETIYKYQAFFGRINYNYQEKYIVNLTGRRDGSSRFGPGKQFAAFGAIGAAWLFSNENFLKNNSVVSFGKLRASYGTGGNDQIGDYQFLDTYASSGLNYQNAVGLDPTRLFNPDFGWESSQKFEVALETGFFQDRLFLTLAHYRNQSSNQLVGIPLPGTTGFTSINANLDATVQNSGLELTLRTVNYSGTHFKWTSNFNISAAKNKLLSFPGLEGSTYSNRYIVGESTSIVKVYNYKGVNPQTGLFEVEDVNGDGKITALDDKKRVEDLTPEYYGGLQNVLQYKNWQLDFLFQFVKQKNYDWSPSVQGGSFFNQQEDLVNAWQKPGDIAPYQMYTSGRNRPAVTAYNNYLNSNAMIVDGSYLRLKNIELSYMLPLQTKKASCRLSLQGQNVLTCTPYKGGDPEFKYTGYLPPLQVYSAGVQLTF comes from the coding sequence ATGAAAAATATTTCATTTTACAAGGGGGGCAGGGCTTTTTATTACCTAATTATAATGGGTAGCATACTGTCTTTTTCTCCTCTTCAGGCCAATCCTTTTCTCAGGCAAAACAAACTACAATCACAGCAATTTCAAATTCAGGGAACTGTCACCGATGGCAGCAATCCGTTGCCCGGCGTAAGCATTGCGATAAAAAACAAAACTAAAACAGCCACTGTAACGGATTATAACGGTGAGTACAATCTTTTTGCCTCCCCAAAAGACACTTTGGTATTTTCGTATGTAGGCTTCAAAACAGTATTTGTTGCCGTTCATGACCAGCCTGTTATTAATGTGGTTCTGCAGGCAGATGCCACCACACTCAAAGAAGTAAAGATTAATGCGGGCTATTATTCGGTCAAGGAAAGCGAACGCACAGGGAGTATTGCCCGCATCACTGCCAAAGACATCGAATCACAGCCTGTATCGAATGTGTTAGCCACGATGCAGGGACGCATGGCAGGTGTCGATATCATACAGGATGGTGGTACAGCGGGAGGTGGTTTTACGATCAAAATAAGGGGACTCAACAGCCTTCGGGCAAATGGCAACGAACCGCTATATATTATAGATGGTGTCCCATATTCCTCTGAAACCATTGGCTATAGCGATACGACTCCCGGAATGGCGACTCCTACCAGTCCGCTCAACAGTATTAACCCATCCGATGTAGAAAGCATCGAAGTATTAAAAGATGCCGATGCTACCGCTATTTATGGTTCCCGTGGAGCCAATGGAGTGGTATTAGTTACCACCAAAAAAGGAAGAGCAGGTAAAACCAAAGTGAGTGTTACTGCTTCTACTGGGATTGGCAAGGTTACCAAGATGGTGGATATGATGCATACCCAAGACTATCTGAACATGCGTAGGCAAGGTTTTGTCAATGATAAAATTACTGCCTATCCAAGAACGGCCTACGATGTGAATGGCAGTTGGGATCAAAACCGTTATACCGACTGGCAGGAAGAATTATTGGGAGGCACAGCCACTATTTTCAGCATGCAGGGTGTCGTATCTGGAGGATCGGACTTGACACAATACCTCCTCAGTGGCACGTATCGATCTGAAACCACAGTAATTCCTGGGGACTTTGGCTATGACCGGACAGCGGTTCATTTTAATATGAATCATGCCAGTGAGGATAAAAAGTTCAAGCTTGTTTTTTCGGCAGGATACAGCTTTCAGCAAAATGTACAGCCCACAGAAGATTTGACGCGTAAAGCAAGAAATCTGGCACCTAACGCTCCTGCTTTGTACGATGAGAATGGGGAACTGAATTATGAGAATAATACGTTCCAAAATCCATTGGCACCGCTCAAGAGTTTTAGCACGGCAAAAACAAATGATCTGGTAACCAATGCCGTACTGAGTTATGAAGTAGTACCCAGTCTGGAACTCAAAGCCAATTTGGGATTTACAGATTTAAATAATGGCGAACAACAAATAATCCCCTCCACGATTTACAATCCTGCTTATGAAATTGGCAGTGATAACTCGATCTTATATACGAATGCTACAGCCAGACAATCTTGGATCGTGGAACCGCAACTGCATTGGAGCCATAATTTTGAAAACAGTAAAATAGATATCCTGGTTGGAGCTACGGCACAGCAGCAGCGTTCGTCCAGACTCTATCAGTATGGGGTAGGTTTTTCAAGCAACAGCCTGATTACCGATTTGGCTTCGGCCACTGATAAGTATGTGATTGCAAGTGATGAAACCATATATAAATACCAAGCCTTTTTTGGAAGGATTAATTATAATTACCAAGAGAAATACATTGTGAATCTGACGGGTAGGAGGGATGGATCAAGCCGCTTTGGTCCCGGAAAACAGTTTGCCGCTTTTGGAGCGATAGGGGCTGCATGGTTATTTTCGAATGAAAATTTTCTGAAAAACAATTCCGTTGTAAGCTTCGGGAAACTGCGTGCCAGTTATGGAACTGGCGGGAATGACCAGATAGGGGATTACCAGTTTTTGGATACCTATGCCTCTTCGGGGCTCAATTATCAAAATGCAGTGGGTTTAGATCCAACCCGTTTATTCAATCCTGACTTTGGCTGGGAAAGCAGTCAGAAGTTCGAAGTGGCTTTGGAAACAGGATTTTTTCAGGACAGACTTTTTCTAACGTTAGCCCATTATAGGAATCAATCTTCGAATCAGCTGGTAGGAATCCCATTGCCGGGGACTACTGGATTTACGTCAATAAATGCCAATCTGGACGCCACTGTACAGAACTCGGGTCTGGAATTGACTCTGCGCACGGTAAATTACAGCGGCACCCATTTTAAATGGACAAGCAATTTTAATATTTCGGCAGCGAAAAATAAACTGCTTTCGTTTCCAGGATTAGAAGGTTCAACCTATTCGAACCGATACATTGTTGGAGAATCAACCAGTATTGTAAAAGTTTATAATTATAAAGGGGTCAATCCGCAAACGGGATTGTTTGAAGTAGAAGATGTCAATGGTGATGGCAAAATTACTGCTCTGGATGATAAAAAAAGAGTGGAGGATTTGACACCTGAATATTACGGAGGATTACAAAATGTACTACAGTATAAAAATTGGCAATTGGATTTTCTGTTTCAGTTTGTAAAACAAAAAAATTACGATTGGAGTCCCTCAGTACAGGGAGGCAGTTTTTTTAATCAGCAGGAGGATCTGGTTAATGCGTGGCAAAAGCCGGGAGATATAGCACCCTATCAAATGTATACCTCTGGACGCAATAGACCGGCGGTCACTGCGTATAACAATTATTTGAATAGCAATGCCATGATTGTTGATGGTTCGTATCTCCGTTTGAAAAATATAGAACTGAGCTATATGCTGCCGCTGCAGACAAAGAAAGCCAGCTGTCGATTGTCATTACAGGGACAAAACGTGTTGACATGTACTCCGTACAAAGGAGGCGATCCCGAATTTAAATATACAGGATACTTACCGCCGCTGCAGGTTTACAGTGCAGGCGTACAACTAACTTTTTAA
- a CDS encoding RagB/SusD family nutrient uptake outer membrane protein, whose protein sequence is MNTVFTALKYFIITGIILFLVLSCDSFVDVDLPKSQLTKEAVFEDMATANAAMAGLYAKMRDAGVLTGSAVGVSCYLGQYTDEFDYYQQDKISDFYANSLYAGVSGVGDIWNQSYNQIYAANAIIEGVDQSVSLPESGRSQLKGEALFIRALLHFYLVNLYGDVPYITTTDYEKNSKVTRTASAAVYTYIVNDLTEAITLLPEDYVSEERVRPNRSAASAVLARVYLYMGLYAEAANEASAVINSPLYVWETDLDKIFLKESSTTIWQFMPDVDGKNTAEGSLYIFTAGPPSIVGLRADFVDAFEANDQRKVHWTKAVTDGVTAWYHAYKYKEENYTGSSVEYSIVLRLAEQYLIRAEARARQGELISAKDDLNLIRHTAGLPNTSAITADEIAADVLKQRRFELFTEFGQRFFDLKRLGKLDAVLSISKPGWNTEDKLWPLPALELSSNPNLNPQNPSY, encoded by the coding sequence ATGAATACTGTATTTACTGCTCTGAAATATTTTATAATCACAGGGATTATCCTGTTTTTAGTACTGTCCTGCGACAGTTTTGTGGATGTGGATTTGCCTAAATCACAACTGACCAAAGAAGCCGTTTTTGAAGATATGGCTACTGCCAATGCTGCTATGGCTGGATTGTATGCCAAGATGCGGGATGCTGGTGTCCTGACAGGAAGCGCTGTTGGAGTTTCCTGTTATCTGGGGCAGTATACTGATGAGTTTGATTATTATCAGCAGGATAAAATTTCTGATTTTTATGCTAATTCGCTTTATGCGGGTGTGTCTGGAGTAGGCGATATTTGGAACCAAAGCTACAATCAGATTTATGCTGCCAATGCTATTATTGAAGGGGTAGATCAGTCGGTTTCTTTGCCTGAATCTGGGCGCAGTCAGTTAAAGGGAGAAGCGTTATTTATCAGGGCACTGCTTCATTTTTATCTGGTAAATCTGTATGGAGACGTGCCTTATATCACTACTACGGATTATGAAAAAAACAGTAAAGTGACAAGAACGGCAAGTGCTGCGGTATATACGTATATCGTAAATGATCTTACCGAAGCGATTACGTTATTGCCAGAAGACTATGTTTCGGAGGAGCGCGTGCGTCCTAACCGAAGCGCGGCCTCGGCGGTCTTGGCTAGAGTGTATCTGTATATGGGATTGTATGCCGAAGCAGCGAATGAGGCATCGGCTGTTATCAACAGTCCGCTTTATGTTTGGGAAACCGATTTGGATAAGATTTTTTTGAAAGAAAGTAGCACCACGATTTGGCAATTTATGCCCGATGTTGATGGCAAGAATACAGCTGAAGGGAGCTTGTATATTTTTACAGCAGGACCGCCCTCTATTGTGGGGTTGAGAGCCGATTTTGTTGATGCTTTTGAAGCCAACGACCAAAGAAAAGTGCATTGGACAAAAGCCGTAACCGATGGAGTTACTGCTTGGTATCATGCCTATAAGTACAAAGAAGAAAATTACACAGGAAGTTCTGTAGAGTATTCGATTGTATTGCGCTTGGCAGAGCAGTATCTGATTCGGGCAGAAGCAAGAGCAAGACAGGGAGAACTCATCAGTGCCAAAGACGATCTGAATCTGATCCGCCATACAGCTGGATTGCCCAATACAAGCGCCATTACGGCGGATGAAATTGCGGCGGATGTATTGAAACAACGGCGATTTGAACTGTTTACAGAATTTGGGCAGCGCTTTTTTGATCTGAAACGATTGGGGAAACTCGATGCTGTTTTGTCAATCTCCAAACCCGGCTGGAATACCGAAGATAAACTGTGGCCATTACCCGCATTGGAATTGAGTTCGAATCCGAATTTGAATCCACAAAATCCAAGTTACTAA